ACTTTATTCGGTTATCCCGAATTTCCATAATCAGCTGAATACTTTTAAATGCAATATATGAAATTCCTAAAAACCCAATAAATTCAATTAACTTGTTACCATGTATCGTTATTTGGAAATCTCCTAACCAACTACTTTGTAATACTTTCACAATCATTAAAGGCAAAATAGATAGAAAAATAGCAATAGTATAATTCCTAAAATTATTTATTTTCTTTGATATTGAAATGTACATTCTAATTAATCCAACTTGATAGCAAACATATAAAGTGAAGAAAATAAGTTGATAACTTAAATATTTATTATTAAATAAGTTTTTACTATCATCTGAAAAAATGAGCACAAGCATAACGATCGTAATAATGCGATTATAAACAAGGCTCCTCTTCCCGATTAATCCTAATACGATGACTGGTAACATTAAGATTAAACAAATATAAAAGTAGGTAAAATCACCATATGGAATCATGATTTTAACCCCTCTGACACTTTATTTCTATCTAACTTACCATTAGCAGTTAATGGCAAGTCGTCTACAAAGCTGAAATTTCTAGGAATCATGTACTCAGGTAAATGAATTTTTAATTCATGCTTCAAATGCATGATCATCTCGTTTACATCTTCTATTTTTGGATTCGCGGGTATAACAGTAGCATGTAAATACTGAACTTTCTCGCCTTTTTTAATCGGTGTAATAACTGCTTGCAGCACTTCTGGCAATTGTTCCAACACCAGTTCAATTTCTTCAAGTTCCATACGATAGCCATTAATTTTTATTTGAAAATCAATTCTTCCTTGAATGAACCAATAACCATCATGAAATTCCGCCTTATCTCCAGTAAAATAGTTTAATTTACCATCAATATTTTTAAATACTTTATTATGTTTTTCCTCATCTTTTAAGTATCCTTGACTCACACTTTTACCTATAATCACAAGTTCTCCGTTATCCGTTAATTTTAATTGTGAATTTGGACGTACAGAACCTATTGGTAAAGGGTTGAATTGATTAAGAATATCTTGCGTAATTTGAATACTTGTCACCGCTACAGTTGCTTCAGTAGGACCATATGTATTATATATTGTTGAATCTTCAAATAGATTTAATAATTTCTGTGCCGTTTTGTGACTCAGTACCTCTCCACAGAAGAAAAACTGCTTTAATTTAGGATGACAGGCTTGATTAAATTCTGGTAACAATAGACACATTTCTAAAAACGATGGTGTCGATACCCAAGTTTCAACATCTTTGTTGTTTAACAAGTCATATAACTGTTTAGGCTTTTCAATCATTTTTTTATCAACAAGTTGTAACGTTCCACCTGTCATCAAACAAGGATAAATAGACATCACTGACAAATCAAAAGAAAATGGCGCTTGATTCAACCACATACTATAGTTGCCAAGCTTATTTAACTGCAACATCCAGTTGGTAAAATCCATTAAACTTTCATAACTAATTTGCACACCTTTAGGTAAGCCAGTTGACCCAGATGTAAAAATTGTATAAACAGTATCCTTGTCTTTTATTCTATTCATTCCATCTATATTTATTTGAACTTCAATACATTCTTCAATCGTAATTTGTTTAATTTGTATATCTTTCAATAAATTTCCAGTTGTATTAAAAATAAAAGAAGGCTCTACCTTCTCAATGATATGTTCTATTCTTTCTAAAGGAATCGATATATCTATTGGAACATATCCAATGCCTGCTTTCATACTCGCAATCATACCTACAATCATATAAGGTGACATGTGACCATATAGCACAATAGGCTTTTCAGAATCTTTGATCAACGTAGCTAATTTACTTGAATAAAGATTCAGTTCACGATAAGTCATTTCTTCATCTCTATAGTTGATAGCGACTGTATCACTATGCCACTTATCCATAAATGTTATTTGCTCTAAGATATCCCTCATATATGCTCTCCTTCTTTAAAATTCATTGTATATAAAATCGTTACTTGCACTTCCACCAGCATAAATCCAAAATAAAACAATCATGATTAAGAAATAGAAAATAGTTAATCCAATAATTTTGCAGTTCTCAGAAAGTAATATATCCCTAATTTTTTCCATCGTTAATCTCCTTATAATTTTATTTTGTAATTATTCTATTTTCATATTATATTCTATGCGCAACTAGATATCAACGAAAATATGTAAAATATTAGCATATTATGGAAATTAAAAGGAATATCGATGTTTTTATACATATAAAAATACAAGCAATATGACGCAAAAAAAGACTGCCGACAAGTTCACTTTAAGTGACTTTGTTAGCAGTCTGAAATAATCATTAAGATTATTGTTGTCTCAGTTAATGAGATTAAACTTTTACTTCATATTGTATTATTTCTTCACCGGTGTAACTGGCGCGTTACCTTCTATAATATGTTTTGCATTATCTACACATAGTTGCACCATGTTATCTCGTGTGTTTATTGAACTACTACCTATATGAGGTACTACGATTACTTGATCCATTTTTAAGAACGGATGATCCATAGATATAGGTTCATTTTCTACGACATCTAATGCAGCACCGAGAATTTCTTTTTGTTCTATTGCTTCTATTAAATCTGATTCTACGACATGTCCGCCTCGCCCGACGTTAATCAATATTGCAGAATCCTTCATTTTTTTAAAAGTTTCTTTATTAAATATACCTTTTGTTTCAGGGGTTAAAGGCGCAGTACACACTACGAAGTCACTTTCTTCTAACAATTGATCCATCGTTCTATATTCAACGTTCAACTGTTTTTCAGCATCTTCTTTTTTGGAGCGGTTATGGTATAAAACTTTGCAATTAAATCCTTTTAATCGTCTTGCAAACGCTTCTCCAATTGCACCCATGCCATATATACCGACTGTAGAACCATGAACATCTTTACCTGCTAATAAGTAAGGGCCCCAACTTTTCCATTCACCATTTTCTACATATTCAACCGCTTCTACTATTCTTCTAGCTGCAGTTAACATTAACGTAAAGCCTAGTTCTGCTGTTGTTTCTGTTAATACTTCTGGCGTATTAGTTACAACAACACCTTTGTTATGAGCAAGTTCAATGTCAATATTATCAAATCCAACTGCTAAGTTAACGACCCCTTTAATTTTTGGAGCTGATTCAAAGAAGGTCTCATCGATTTTCTCACTTAACGTTGTAATAACAATTGTTGCGTCTTTAGATCGTTTTAGAAATTCTTCTCTTGGCATAGGTTCTAATTCACTATTCCAAACATCTACTTCCGAAAATTGTTCGATTTGTTGTATGAATTTATCTGGTAATTGTCTTGCAACTAATACTTTTTCAGTCATGTTCCCATCTCCTTATTTAGCTTACTTAATCACTTCAAATAAGTTCTTAACACTATAAGTAGGTAATACTTCTTTCTTGTTAATTTCTTCTAAAGATGTAACGCCTGTTTGAACGTGTAAAGTATCAATACCACTATTAATACCGGCTAAAATATCTGTATCATATAAATCACCGATCATCACACATTCTTCTTTTGAAAGACCAATTTTTTCAATAGCTTGTTCCATAATGATTGTCTCAGGTTTTCCTATAAAGATCGGTGTTTGTCCTGTAGAGACACTTACAACACTTGTTAATGAACCATTACCAGGTAAGAACCCTCTTTCATTAGGAATTGAAACATCTTTATTTGTTGAAATAAATTTAGCGCCATTTCGGACAGCTAAACATGCAACTGATAATTTTTCATAAGAAATATTAACATCTAGTCCCATCACAACATAATCAACATGTTCATCTTCTTTAATGACTAAGCCGGCCTCACTTAAAGAGGTATTCAAGCCACTTCCACCAACCATATATACAGAAGCACCTGGTGATGTTTCACTTATATAACCAGCAGTCGCCATTGCTGATGTAATGACATGTTCACTTGAAGTATTAAATCCCATGTTATTTAATTTTTCTGCTACTTCTGCAGGTGTTTTTGAAGAATTATTCGTAACGAATAAATAATTTTTATGATGTTCATTTAAATATTCAATAAATTCAATAGCACCTTCAATTATCTCTGAACCTTTATACATCGTTCCATCTATATCTATTAAATAACCTTTATAGTCTTTCATTTTTATCTCCTTCGCCAAATGCTGTAACTGGTACATTTTCATTTTCTAAAAAATGTTTCGTATCCTGAATCGCTTGCTTATAAAATGGATTAGCTATTTCAAAAGTTTTTCTTAATTCATCATGATTGATATTTTCATAATTACGAATTAATTCTTTTCTATAGTCTATAGAATTTCTTACAGCTTCTGCAGTTGAAGGCTGAAATACTTTCTCAAGCTCCATAATATCTATAACATCTTTGTAATTTCCTGGATCTCTTAAAATAAATGCATCAATAATCAAATTCCCAATATCTACTACCGATTCAATCATCATATGTGCAATTCTTTCTAAAGCATATGGAGAATTCTTCTCAATTTCAAAATCAACTGTTAATTTTTCTAAATAATTTAATTTTAAATTTAATGTTTTGCTATCTACGAAATACATGTAGAAAACCTCCTATTCATATATCATAATATCATAATTTTGAATTATACGGCATTGCTCTGTATACTATACAATTAAAGAAAGCTTTAAAATAAAGGAGTAACTACTTATGATAGAAATGTTTTTATATGATGAAGAAGACGAAGCAAAAATAAAATTTGTTGGTTTTGTAGGTGAGCATAGTAGATATGATCTAACACTTATCTATACAGACAGACATTACGGTAAAACAATGGTACTGAATACGCAAAATAATACTTTTGGAATCATTGGTAGAGATGACTTAGAAGAAGACGGATACATTAGTCACATCTTAGGTCTTTCTCCAGAAGAAGGAGAAGAAGTTACTGAATATTTAAATGATGTTATTGATATTTAAAATGTACGCTATCTTTATTATAAATACGAAAAGAGCCCGGATTTTTCCGGGCTCTTTTTTATAAATAATCTTTTAAAGTATTTTTAGATGTTTGCTGTTCTTCAACGATTTCTTCTTCGACTGTTTCTTCTTCTTCTACTTCTTCGTTTTCTTGTTGTTTGTGTTGCTCTTGTTTACTATTTTGTTGTATTGTAGGTTCAATTTTCACATCATCTAATTTATTATCTTCGTCTACAAAATGTGCGTCTTCAGCTGTTAATCTAGTTATTTCTGCTTTAGTTAAGCGTCTTAACACAAAATATTTACATCCAAAGTTGCAGTACTCGAGTAAATAATCTTGAATAGCTGAAAATCGCTTATTTGAGTCGCTTTTTTTATTAGAATCATAATAAAAACCTTTTAAACGAAGTTGATCATAGCCAAAATCGCCAACAATAAAATCATATTTATCTAGAATTTCAGAATAACGTGATGTAAATTGCTCTTCATTGAATGATTGTTGATCATCTTTAATTACTTCAAAATAGTTATGGTCTATTTTAGTTAACATTCAATCACCTTATTAATTATTAAGTGCCTGCTCACCTAGTTTATGTTTTTGTTTAGCTGCTTCATTAACTTGTTCGTCAGCGTGATAAGAACTACGTACCATTGGTCCTGCTTGGCAATGTTTGAAGCCTTTTTCCATAGCGACTTTTCTTAATTTACCAAACTCTAACGGCGTATAATATTTTTGAACATTTAAATGTTTACGAGATGGTTGTAAATATTGTCCAATCGTCATAATATCAACATCATTTGCACGTAAATCATCCATTGTTTCGTATATTTCTTCAACAGTTTCGCCTAAACCTACCATCAAACTTGATTTTGTAGGGATGTCTGGATACATTTCTTTAGAGCGTCTTAAGAATTCTAACGTACGGTCATATTTTGCACGTGCTCTAACTCTTGGTGTTAATCGTCTAACTGTTTCGATATTATGGTTTAAAATATCTGGTTTAGAATCCATCAAAGTTTCTAACGCTTCATAGCTACCACCCATATCTGAAGGCAAGATTTCTATAGATGTATATGGATTCAATTCTCTTACTTTACGAACAGTTTCAGCATAAACATTTGAACCAGCATCTTTCAAGTCATCTCTCGCAACAGCCGTAATGACTACGTGTTTTAAGTTCATTAATTGAACTGATTCTGCAACACGTTGTGGTTCGTCTAAGTCTAGTTCATTTGGCAGACCTGTTTTAACTGCACAGAAACGACACGCTCTTGTACACACTGCGCCCAAAATCATAAATGTAGCAGTACGTCTCTCTCCCCAACATTCGTGAATATTTGGACATTTTGCTTCTTCACATACAGTATGAAGATTCTTTTCACGCATCATTTTCTTTAAGCCAGTGTAGTTCTTATTAGTATTTAACTTTATTTTTAACCAGTCTGGTTTACGTAATATTTCTTCATTTTTAGTAGCCATATACGCGAACACCCCTCTATAATTAATTTTCATCTTCGTTCATTATAACCAAAATACGTATAAATTTAAATGCTCGTTACACTTTCTTTTCACTTTGTAATAACTTTTGTTCGAAAATATTTCTTAAAAATTGAGGCATGATATAATTTATATTCATTTCTTTTAAAATCGGGAAATATCTACCAAAAGTATACATGTCAATTGTCCCTAACTTATATTGTTCGTGATCTTGAACTTCCTCACCTTTAACAAAACATTGACCTGTAGATTCAATATAACCGATATTTTTAAAGACATATCCGCCAAAAATATCTCCTCTAAACCCAAAACCGATCGCAACTTCATCCATATAGGACTGTTCCATCGCTTTATAAATAATTTGTTTAAGTTCTACACCTCTTAAATTAATAGAAACTGTATTAATTGGATGAGGTAACATTTGATGAACATCATATTCGGTTAATTCGTTTCCAGCTATACCTTTAACAATTAACCCTGCATTGATGATAGCACAATCTGCCTCTGTAAACTCTAAAACACTTTCACAAAGTAAATCTGTTGTATAGCTAGCACTATTTAAACGTCGTGGTAAAGATATCTCTCTACTTAGAATTGGCTTGTTTAAGAGTGCCCTACCTTTTTCTTCATAATTATTAGTGACTTCTTCTAATAAAGTTGTATCGAGAATACGAGCTTCTTTATGAATAACTTTATGATGTTCAATCTCTAAATCGACTTGTCCAACATAGTGCCCGTATTTACCAGCAGCAGCCATCAGCACACCGTTTTTTTCTTCACCATGTTCAAAATAATGATGCGTGTGTGCTCCGAAAATAACATCAATTTCTGGACATTCTTGGCATAATTGCTCATCAAAAAAGATTCCAACGTGGCTTAAGACAAGCAATACACCATAGTCTTCTTTAACTTGAGCAATTTCATTTTTTAATGCAAGTAATGGGGATGTCACTTTCCAGTCTAACGTTTCATATATATGGTTAAATGGTGCTGTAAGACCTATCATGCACACTTTTATACCATTCACATCTTTAACGACGTGAGATGTTAAATGGTTAGGTAAATTGCCTTCAAGATCAAATAAATTACAACACGTTACATCAAACTGAGCGTCATCATACAAGTGATTAAGTGCATCATGAGAAATTGTCATACCTTCATTGTTACCTATCGTGACAACATCAACATTGCTATCATTTAATATTTTAACATTTTCAGTACCTTGTGACGCTTCTGTTAATGGATGAAACAAATCTATATGGTCACCTATATCAATATATAAGGAATCTTGTTGAAGTTTGCTTCTTTCATTTTTAATATATTGAGATATTTTTGCATATGTATTTAAATGGCTATGAATATCATTCGTATGAAATATTGTGAGTTTCACAAATTCAACTCCTTATAAAACACTTTTTATAATCAAATATATACCTAAGATTAACATTGTAATCCTTAAAATTAAAACAACTGTATCTGATTTCATTCTACTATTAATTCTGACACCAATTTTCGCACCAAAGTAACTTGATATAATCAGTACAATTGCATGTACCCATAAAACATTACCTTGCAGAACGTGACTTACAGAACTCGATAGACTAGAGAAGAAAATCATCATCATACTTGTGCCTACTGCAACGTGGGGTGGGAATTTAAATACGATAATCATCAATGGTGTCATCAAGGCGCCACCACCTATTCCAAACAGCCCTGTCGTAATACCTACAATAAAAGCTGATACTACCGCAGCGACTGGCGGTATTCCATATTTATGCTGTTTCCCATATCTATCTGTAAATGATTTTAAATACTTTTCTTGTTGGAAATATTTAATTGGCTTCACATGGTTACGAATCATTAAAATTATAGAAATGAGAATAAGAAAAATCCCAAAATATAAATTAAATGAATCTAACGTGAAATACTTACTCAAATATGCACCAACTAAAGCACCAGGAATAATACCTATTAAGAATATCAGTCCATTTTTTATATCAACTTGCTTCGTTTTCAAATAGCCCAGTGTAGCTGTCAGACCAGTCGTAATTAAAATGACTGATGATGTACCTATTGCTCTTTGTGGGGTCATACCTGACAATAAATCGTGATCAATTCCAAAGTATACAAGTGATGGCACGATAATTATACCGCCACCTATTCCTACTAATGCACCTATGATTGCAGATAACACACCAATAATTACTAACACTAAATATGCCACTTCTGTCACCTCTAAAATAATTTAAGTTGTTTAGGCGCTAAACCTTCATATCTTATATCTAATAATTTTTGGTAAGTTTTGGCATTATGTGCAGCGTGACCACCTGAATTATTATTAAATACTACATAGATATCCTTTGCTTTCTGGTTTAATATTTTCACTTTATGAGTCAATTCTTTTAATTCATCTTCATTATAATCATATAAATATCTCACGTCACGCCACTCTTGATCTGTCATATCTTTTTTAGTCCAACCATTAACATTTCTGCCATGGTAACGAACAAAAGCGACATCATGTGTAATACGATTAATAAGTGGAATAGAGCCTTCTCCACTTTGAGGTTCATCACAAATACTATGAATAAATTTCATTTCAGTTAAAAATTCCAATGTATACTCTTTTACATCATCTCTAAACCAAGAACGATTACGAAATTCAATGCATACATCAAAATCTTTTAATTGCTCACGAACATATCGCAAATAATTAATATTTTGAGGTTGCAAATCAAACCAAGGTGGAAACTGAACGAGAATCATCGCTAACTTACCTGCCGCTTTCAAAGGTGCCATAGAATCTTTAAATAAATTAAATAACTCTACCTTACCCTCAGCAAAATCAGTAACTTCAGCATGACCAGTTAAAGCTTGATGAATTTTAACTACAAACTTAAAATTCTCAGGCGTTTCACGAATCCACTTTTCAATATTTCTTTGAGGTTGAATCGCATAATAAGTCGCATCCAATTCTACAATAGGAAAATGAGCAGCATATGCCTTTAATTTGTCTTTTTTATTAGAAAGATCCTCGTATAAACTATCATGATCTCCCCATCCAGTTAGGCCAATTTTTATCATATCTTATCACCATATTTATCATACCATACAGAGTATTTATAGTTCAGTTTGTTTGATTAAATTTATGTAATTTCTAACTCTTTTATCATCCTAACTTTACAAATTGGAATACGACTATTCATCTACAAAAAAACAGTTTTGATAATGATTGATATGAATTTTTCTACCACAACAATTTATAAAAACTATAATTTACCAACAAAATCCCCGCTATCTTTTTGTTGATAGCGGGGATTTTATGTTATATTGAAAGGTGTTAAGGATACCTTACATAATTTTATTAAATGATGGCTGTCATTGGATAATGTTTATGTCTAAGGTATTTTTTTCTGTTTTATTTTCCATTTTTACATCTCCTATTTCAATTTTAATACTTGTCCGATTTGTATCACATCTGATGTCAATCCGTTTAATTTTTTTAATGTTGCAACTGTTACCCCTGTTTTTTGGCTAATGCCCCACAGTGTATCTCCGTTAACGACTGTATATGTTGATGGGTTAGTTCCGATTGCTGCACCGTGTATTGCTTCTGCTAATGATTTTGTATATGCATTTAGATTATTTTTAATCGTGTTCATATCTTTAGTTGACGTAATAAATCCTAATTCTACAAGTCTATAATTGATATATTCTGCTTTTGCTACGTTGCAATGTAACAAATCACTTCTTTCTGTGATACCTCTTATCGTTCCAACATGCTTTTGTACGGCTGCTTGCAATGCTTTGTCAATATTATCTGCTGCTAATCCACTAGGTATAATAACGTGCCCTCCTGTTGCTGATGCCGATGCAGAATCTAAATGAAATTCCACAACGATTTCATACCCTTGTGATTTAACCCAATACAAACCATAATCAGTCGTGTTACCTATTTGTTGTCCGTATGCTGTATCTTGATACATATCTTGATCTTTACCATAAACTGCAACTGTGTTTCCTGCTTGTTTTAAATAGTTAGCTACTCTATCTACAATATTAGCTCTAATAAAATCTCTTTCATTTGTTCCATTTCCAACTGCACCTGGATCATTATATCCATGCCCTGCTACGATCATAATTTTTCTACTCATTTGAACTGCTCCTTTATTTTTAGATTGATCTAACTTTTCGTTTAATTTTGTAATATCATAATTTTCTATCGGCATGCCACTGCACACTCTTGTGACTTCGTTTGTAATATTTTCTCCTTTTTTGCGCAATTGAATATGCAAATGTTCACTCATTGGATTGTCATCATAATTCGTATTACCTTGTAAACCAATGATATCTCCTTGAATGACTTTATCTCCTTTTGAAAATTTCAAAGAATCTCTCATCATGTGTCCATATATCCAATCGTTACCATTGCTATCTCGAATTTCCATCGTTCCACCAAAATTACCAAATGGTTCACTAAGTATAACTGTCCCACTTGTAACTGCTGGAATATTATTTGTCTTGTTATTAAATACATCAAAAGCTCTATGATAGCCACTGCAATATGCATCGTAATTGATACCGTCTTCCGTATAGTTTCTATATCCGTATTGTTTCGGATATTCATCATAAGTTCTTGGATCTGATGATATTTCCCATCCTTTTTGAGTTAAATAATTGATTGCTGTTAACATTGAATCATCCTTTCAAATTTTATTTCTTTCCTGATTGTTTTAAAAACTGTTCTTGTTCTCTAGAGCGATTCGTTAAAATGAATGTATTTTTCCAAATTCCATAGAGTACAAATACAATTGGGATACCTGTATTGAGTACATTCATCCATGCATTTAACTTTTGAGGATTAAACCATTCAACTTGAACACCAGAAGCATTTAAAGCTAAATACAAAGCGCCAATAAATCCTCCTATCATTGCAACAAACTGCTTAACCTTATCCGGATCAATTTGAATTTTGTTTTCATCTTCTGAATAATTCAAGTTAACCTTATTTGTTTTGAAGTTCATTTTAACCATGTCTATCACCTCCTTGGTTACACTATAGTATAACTTTTGGTTGACGTCAATAACTTTTAGTTATATTTATGATATTTTTATTGAAAAAATATAACCAAGAGTTATAATGAAAGTATCAATCATATAAGGAGCGGGAAACTTATGGTGTCTGAAAATAAACTCTCTGAACAAATTAGTTTATTAAGAACGAAGAATGGATGGACGCAACAAAAGTTAGCGGACGAATTACAAGTTTCAAAACAATCCATTTCATATTGGGAAACAGGTCGTAAAGCACCAAAGATGAAAAAAATAGAAGAAATGGCTAAATTGTTTAACGTTAGCGTGAGTTATATGTTAGATGGGGAAGCTAAAAGAACTTATAACTCGACTGCTGAAACTATTGCAGCACATTTAGATGGAGAATTAACAGAAGAAGAACTAAAAAAAGTTTTAGAATATGTTGATTTCTTAAAACATCAAAATAAATAAAACGTATTTTAGACAAAACTTATGGTGGGGATAATTTGAACAGATATGAAAAAATGCTTATCAATAATGAACACATCGTCATAAAAGAAACAAATAACCTTCCACGACAATTGAAAGGTTTATATGTAGATGGATTAATTTTATTGAAAGATGATTTATCTAACAGAGAAAAGTTAGAAGTTCTAGGAGAAGAATTAGCCCATCATGATATTTCTTATGGAAATATACTTGATACAACAGAATTATGGAAATGGAAATTTGAACATAAAGCAAGAAGATTGGGCTTCGAGAAAATTATACCTTTAAAAAGTATCGTCCAAGCATATCAAGCAGGCGTGCATAATAAGTTTGAGCTCAGTAATTATTTAGATGTATCAGAAGGATATATAGATGAAGCTTTAGAACATTATAAACAGAAATATGGTATCAGTACTTGGTATGAGCATTATTTAATTAAATTTAATCCATTACAAGTGTACGAATATAAAGAAATACATTAGAAATATAAAAAATCACCCAATCCGTTGGAATCATTTTCGGATTGGGTGATTTTTTATATTCCTCTTTACCACTCTGCGATACTTCCGTCTTTATGTCTCCATACTGGATTGTGCCAGTCATGGCTTACTTTTGCCATTTCTCTAACATGATCTTCATCTATTTCTACGCCTAGTCCTGGCTTTTTAGGTATATTTACATAGCCATCTTGAAACTCAAATATTTCTTTATTTTTAACATAATCTAATATATCACTATCTTTATTGTAGTGAATGCCTAGGCTTTGTTCTTGTATAAATGCATTATGACAAGTTGCATCTACTTGTAAACAAGATGCTAACGCTATAGGACCAAGCGGACAGTGTGGAGCTGCGCCTACATCATGTGCTTCTGCCATAGAAATAATTTTTTTACATTCTGTAATGCCGCCTGCATGTGATAAGTCTGGTTGAATGATGTCTACATAACCACTTTCTAATATAGGTTTAAAGTCCCATCTTGAAAATAGTCTCTCTCCTAATGCTATTGGTATCGTTGTCGTTTGGCTAATTTCTCTTACGGCTTCTATATTTTCGCTTAATACGGGTTCTTCAATAAACATTGGTTTAAATTGTTCTAATTCTTTCGCTAATACTTTAGCCATTGGTCTATGTACTCTACCATGAAAATCAATGCCTATTCCTAATTGATTGCCAACCGCTTCACGTATACCCGCAACACGCTCTATCACAAGATCTATTTTTCCATAACTATCTACATATTGTAATTCTTCAGTTGCATTCATTTTTATTGCTTCAAAACCATTTTCTAAAGCTTTTTTTGCAGCATTTGAAGTATCTTGAGGTCTATCGCCACCAATCCAAGAATAGACTTTCATTGAATCTCTACATGCGCCACCTAATAGTTCATGTACAGGTGCATTATAATATTTCCCTTTTATATCCCATAAAGCTT
This portion of the Mammaliicoccus vitulinus genome encodes:
- the dltA gene encoding D-alanine--poly(phosphoribitol) ligase subunit DltA, whose amino-acid sequence is MRDILEQITFMDKWHSDTVAINYRDEEMTYRELNLYSSKLATLIKDSEKPIVLYGHMSPYMIVGMIASMKAGIGYVPIDISIPLERIEHIIEKVEPSFIFNTTGNLLKDIQIKQITIEECIEVQINIDGMNRIKDKDTVYTIFTSGSTGLPKGVQISYESLMDFTNWMLQLNKLGNYSMWLNQAPFSFDLSVMSIYPCLMTGGTLQLVDKKMIEKPKQLYDLLNNKDVETWVSTPSFLEMCLLLPEFNQACHPKLKQFFFCGEVLSHKTAQKLLNLFEDSTIYNTYGPTEATVAVTSIQITQDILNQFNPLPIGSVRPNSQLKLTDNGELVIIGKSVSQGYLKDEEKHNKVFKNIDGKLNYFTGDKAEFHDGYWFIQGRIDFQIKINGYRMELEEIELVLEQLPEVLQAVITPIKKGEKVQYLHATVIPANPKIEDVNEMIMHLKHELKIHLPEYMIPRNFSFVDDLPLTANGKLDRNKVSEGLKS
- a CDS encoding teichoic acid D-Ala incorporation-associated protein DltX encodes the protein MEKIRDILLSENCKIIGLTIFYFLIMIVLFWIYAGGSASNDFIYNEF
- a CDS encoding 2-hydroxyacid dehydrogenase; this encodes MTEKVLVARQLPDKFIQQIEQFSEVDVWNSELEPMPREEFLKRSKDATIVITTLSEKIDETFFESAPKIKGVVNLAVGFDNIDIELAHNKGVVVTNTPEVLTETTAELGFTLMLTAARRIVEAVEYVENGEWKSWGPYLLAGKDVHGSTVGIYGMGAIGEAFARRLKGFNCKVLYHNRSKKEDAEKQLNVEYRTMDQLLEESDFVVCTAPLTPETKGIFNKETFKKMKDSAILINVGRGGHVVESDLIEAIEQKEILGAALDVVENEPISMDHPFLKMDQVIVVPHIGSSSINTRDNMVQLCVDNAKHIIEGNAPVTPVKK
- a CDS encoding TIGR01457 family HAD-type hydrolase, encoding MKDYKGYLIDIDGTMYKGSEIIEGAIEFIEYLNEHHKNYLFVTNNSSKTPAEVAEKLNNMGFNTSSEHVITSAMATAGYISETSPGASVYMVGGSGLNTSLSEAGLVIKEDEHVDYVVMGLDVNISYEKLSVACLAVRNGAKFISTNKDVSIPNERGFLPGNGSLTSVVSVSTGQTPIFIGKPETIIMEQAIEKIGLSKEECVMIGDLYDTDILAGINSGIDTLHVQTGVTSLEEINKKEVLPTYSVKNLFEVIK
- a CDS encoding DUF86 domain-containing protein, with protein sequence MYFVDSKTLNLKLNYLEKLTVDFEIEKNSPYALERIAHMMIESVVDIGNLIIDAFILRDPGNYKDVIDIMELEKVFQPSTAEAVRNSIDYRKELIRNYENINHDELRKTFEIANPFYKQAIQDTKHFLENENVPVTAFGEGDKNERL
- a CDS encoding DUF3055 domain-containing protein yields the protein MIEMFLYDEEDEAKIKFVGFVGEHSRYDLTLIYTDRHYGKTMVLNTQNNTFGIIGRDDLEEDGYISHILGLSPEEGEEVTEYLNDVIDI
- the lipA gene encoding lipoyl synthase; this translates as MATKNEEILRKPDWLKIKLNTNKNYTGLKKMMREKNLHTVCEEAKCPNIHECWGERRTATFMILGAVCTRACRFCAVKTGLPNELDLDEPQRVAESVQLMNLKHVVITAVARDDLKDAGSNVYAETVRKVRELNPYTSIEILPSDMGGSYEALETLMDSKPDILNHNIETVRRLTPRVRARAKYDRTLEFLRRSKEMYPDIPTKSSLMVGLGETVEEIYETMDDLRANDVDIMTIGQYLQPSRKHLNVQKYYTPLEFGKLRKVAMEKGFKHCQAGPMVRSSYHADEQVNEAAKQKHKLGEQALNN
- a CDS encoding bifunctional metallophosphatase/5'-nucleotidase, with translation MKLTIFHTNDIHSHLNTYAKISQYIKNERSKLQQDSLYIDIGDHIDLFHPLTEASQGTENVKILNDSNVDVVTIGNNEGMTISHDALNHLYDDAQFDVTCCNLFDLEGNLPNHLTSHVVKDVNGIKVCMIGLTAPFNHIYETLDWKVTSPLLALKNEIAQVKEDYGVLLVLSHVGIFFDEQLCQECPEIDVIFGAHTHHYFEHGEEKNGVLMAAAGKYGHYVGQVDLEIEHHKVIHKEARILDTTLLEEVTNNYEEKGRALLNKPILSREISLPRRLNSASYTTDLLCESVLEFTEADCAIINAGLIVKGIAGNELTEYDVHQMLPHPINTVSINLRGVELKQIIYKAMEQSYMDEVAIGFGFRGDIFGGYVFKNIGYIESTGQCFVKGEEVQDHEQYKLGTIDMYTFGRYFPILKEMNINYIMPQFLRNIFEQKLLQSEKKV